The proteins below are encoded in one region of Natronococcus sp. CG52:
- a CDS encoding Cdc6/Cdc18 family protein: MPTSDDLFIREDPIFINKELLEISHLPDEGRIVGRDEEISQLANAVNPAIFGQSPSNVLIYGKTGTGKSLCAKYVSRRLVETAEEEGITAVFAYVDCAQDTTETQAVQTIASSVNIDSTDIYIPDKGISTATYYKRLWRLLNQEYDVALIILDEIDKLEDDAILMQLSRAGEAGKVTDCKIGVMGISNKIKYKDRMDERVKSSLCEREFVFPPYNASQLNEIMVARSDAFRDGVLEDAVIPRAAALAAREHGDARKAIDILRYAGEIAQAKDVDIVREKFVVQARERAEVDRFRELIRGSTPHSRYVLQALTVLSLDHQRDGGSVEHHGFRTTRIYDVYEQICRQEGTDALSLRRVRDLLKEHAFLDILEQTRHSGGSAEGSYTEHTLLENPEVVKDVLEDTVE; encoded by the coding sequence ATGCCCACATCCGACGATCTCTTTATTCGAGAGGATCCGATTTTCATCAACAAGGAGCTTCTCGAGATCAGCCATCTCCCGGACGAGGGGCGGATTGTTGGTCGAGACGAAGAGATTAGCCAACTTGCTAACGCAGTCAATCCCGCAATCTTCGGACAGAGTCCGAGCAACGTGCTCATTTACGGAAAAACCGGGACTGGAAAATCTCTCTGCGCGAAGTACGTTTCCAGACGACTCGTCGAGACTGCCGAAGAAGAAGGGATCACAGCCGTCTTCGCCTACGTCGACTGCGCTCAGGATACCACCGAAACGCAGGCCGTCCAGACGATCGCGAGCTCCGTCAATATCGATTCGACGGATATCTACATTCCCGACAAGGGTATTAGTACGGCGACCTACTACAAACGACTCTGGCGGCTGCTCAACCAGGAGTATGATGTTGCACTGATCATCCTCGACGAGATCGACAAACTCGAGGACGACGCGATCCTGATGCAACTCTCTCGTGCTGGCGAGGCGGGGAAAGTAACGGATTGCAAGATCGGGGTTATGGGGATCAGTAACAAGATCAAGTACAAAGACCGGATGGACGAACGGGTCAAGTCCAGTCTGTGCGAACGGGAGTTCGTCTTTCCGCCGTACAATGCGAGCCAACTCAACGAAATTATGGTCGCACGGAGTGACGCGTTTCGGGACGGCGTTCTCGAGGACGCAGTCATTCCGCGGGCGGCAGCGCTTGCCGCTCGCGAGCACGGTGATGCCCGTAAAGCGATCGATATTCTCCGGTATGCCGGCGAGATCGCGCAAGCGAAGGACGTTGACATCGTCCGGGAGAAGTTTGTCGTCCAGGCCCGCGAACGTGCGGAGGTCGACCGATTCCGTGAACTTATCCGCGGTTCGACGCCCCACTCCCGGTACGTCCTGCAGGCGTTGACCGTGCTCTCTCTCGATCACCAGCGCGACGGTGGTTCCGTAGAGCACCACGGGTTCCGAACGACCCGAATCTACGACGTCTACGAACAGATCTGTCGGCAGGAAGGAACCGATGCACTCTCACTCCGCCGCGTTCGGGATCTGCTAAAGGAACACGCCTTTCTCGACATTCTCGAACAGACACGCCACAGTGGCGGGAGTGCCGAAGGGAGCTATACCGAACACACGCTCCTCGAGAACCCTGAAGTTGTCAAAGACGTGCTCGAAGATACGGTCGAGTAA